A stretch of DNA from Carboxydothermus pertinax:
TGGAGCATCTTTGGGGTGGATTAATACCTTGGCACCAGTATTCTTCCGCACTTCATCTACAGCTGCTATATGATCCCCATGACCGTGGGTTAAAACAATATATTTTAATTTTAACCCGTTCTGCTCAATAAATTTTAAGAGCTTATCTCCATCCCCACCGGGGTCAATTGCCACCGCTTCACTGGTTTTCTCACACCACACTATATGGCAGTTGGCTGCAATTACCCCCACCATTAAGGTCTTAATTTGCATATTAGCACCCCCATTAACTTTCTACTATGACCGTCACCGGCCCATCGTTTATGATTTCAACTTCCATCTTTGCCTGAAAAACTCCACTTTTTACCGGTACTCCTTGATCTTTTAATACTTCTAAAAATCTTAAAAAAATTTCCCTGGCAACTTCCGGTGTTGCAGCTTCGGTAAAACTTGGGCGGCGGCCCTTTTTAGTATCGCCGTACACGGTAAAATTCGATACCGCTAATATTTCTCCGCCTATATTTTTAACACTGTAATTAAACTTTCCCTTTTCATCTTCAAAAATGCGTAAATTAGCAATTTTATCGGCAAGATAGGAAATTTCCCGTTCCCCATCGCCCGCTTTAATTCCTATTAAAACCACGAGACCAGGGCCTATTTCGGAAATGATTTCTCCAGCAACAACCACTTTTCCCCGTTTTACCCTTTGTACAACTGCCCGCATATAACTCCTCCTATTTGTTAACCCTAAAAACTTCAGTAACTCCTTTAACTTTTTCTAATTTATCGGTAATATGCTTTAATTGAGTGATATTTTTAACTTCTAAAGCCAAGTCCACCACTGCTCCGCCATTTTTCGTGCTTCTTCCAGAAACATAATTAGCGCTGATTTTTTGCTCTGCCAGAACCCCTAAGACATCATTTAAAAATCCAGCCCTGTCAAGCCCGCGAATTTCTAACCGTACGGTAAAGGGAAGTTCTACCGCCCTTTCCCAGTTTACGTCTACCAGCCGCTCCGGCTCGTGGCGCCGAAAATATTCGACATTTCGGCAGTTTGCGTGATGCACCGAAACTCCCCGCCCCCGGGTAACATAACCCACAATTGGGTCACCGGGAACCGGCATACAGCAGTGGGCTAGGCGAACCATTAAGTTTCCTTCACCTTTAACCATTAACCCCCGGGCAGGCTTACCTTCTACGACCTTATTTTCCTTAAAAACTCTTTCCTCTAGGTTTTTTTCAATTTTAGGTAAGTCTTCCCGAATTTTATTTAGCACCATATTAGGAGTTACAGTGCCATCGCCTACCGCTGCAAATAAATCCTCTAAGGTATGAAAATTTAATTTTTTTACTACATCCGAAAGCTTTTCTAGGGAATACTCTTCAGGATTTAAGCCCTGCTTTTTAATTTCTTTTTCAATTAATTCCCGTCCTTTTAGAGCCAGCTCATCCCGCTGAGTTTTCTTAAAATAGGACTTAATTTTCCCTTTGGCGTGGGAAGTTTTAACTATTTTCAACCAATCTCTACTGGGAGTTGCACCCTGCTTGGTAATAATCTCGACAATATCACCATTTTTTAGCTGATAATCTAAAGGCACCAGCCGACCGTTTACTTTAGCCCCAACGCATTTATTACCTACATCAGTATGAATGCGGTAGGCAAAATCAATAGGCACCGAACCATTAGGTAGTTCCACCACATCTCCTTTAGGGGTAAAAACAAAAACTGAATCGGAGAAAATATCAATTTTAAGAGTT
This window harbors:
- the dtd gene encoding D-aminoacyl-tRNA deacylase gives rise to the protein MRAVVQRVKRGKVVVAGEIISEIGPGLVVLIGIKAGDGEREISYLADKIANLRIFEDEKGKFNYSVKNIGGEILAVSNFTVYGDTKKGRRPSFTEAATPEVAREIFLRFLEVLKDQGVPVKSGVFQAKMEVEIINDGPVTVIVES